In Apium graveolens cultivar Ventura chromosome 10, ASM990537v1, whole genome shotgun sequence, the following are encoded in one genomic region:
- the LOC141693476 gene encoding RING-H2 finger protein ATL13-like, whose translation MQPPTYIFSPPSPLPSLSNLENRDNGFSLDNKVSPSILLIIIILAIIFFVSGLLHLLVRFIFRPQNRDFDDLDDTTVLQGQLQQLFHLHDSGVDQSFIDTLPIFNYKAIVGVKNPFDCAVCLCEFEGDDNLRLLPKCSHAFHMECIDTWLLSHSTCPLCRDCLLSDFSTNKNFSPVVLVLDSGSESSREIVNDREGVLGASSNSFVRANSQELGSFHVEKSCEIQVKEEENQEKKVEIEEKVFRVKLGKFKNIDEGENSSGESNAGPRRCFSMGSFEYVMDENTSLQVPIRTPLKKPSYKKSSLPLVPGHRTAMSECDCDSRRDFTSLATFKSVDNHIGTSTSASISNVDDRIRKNKDESFSISKIWLRGKKEKPNLNNGESSRRTSSLRFLMHKNVASGDEPKPNLNNGESSRRTSSLRFLMQKNVASGDEMKLKNVMTGSRRSSCDMLESGGSELGCNEENQSSNSLDSQTNTQSFTKRTLIWLMGGQNKVVHSSFSTNV comes from the coding sequence GAAAATAGAGATAATGGTTTCAGTTTGGACAACAAGGTTAGTCCAAGTATTTTGTTAATTATCATTATTTTAGCTATTATATTTTTTGTTTCTGGTTTGCTTCATCTTCTTGTAAGATTTATCTTTAGGCCACAAAATAGAGACTTTGATGATTTAGATGATACTACTGTTCTTCAAGGTCAACTTCAGCAACTGTTTCATTTACATGATTCTGGAGTTGATCAATCTTTTATAGATACTTTGCCAATCTTTAATTATAAAGCTATAGTTGGTGTTAAAAATCCATTTGATTGTGCTGTTTGCTTGTGTGAATTTGAGGGTGATGATAATCTTAGGTTGTTGCCTAAATGTAGTCATGCTTTTCATATGGAGTGTATAGATACATGGTTACTTTCACACTCTACTTGTCCACTTTGTAGAGATTGTTTGTTATCCGATTTTTCGACAAACAAGAATTTTTCCCCTGTAGTCCTTGTTCTTGATTCTGGTAGTGAAAGTTCAAGAGAAATTGTTAATGATAGGGAGGGTGTTTTGGGGGCCTCTAGCAATTCATTTGTAAGAGCAAATTCTCAAGAATTGGGATCATTTCATGTCGAAAAATCTTGcgaaattcaagtgaaagaggAGGAAAATCAAGAAAAGAAAGTAGAGATAGAGGAGAAAGTGTTTAGAGTTAAGCTTGGGAAGttcaaaaatatagatgaagGTGAAAACAGTAGTGGTGAAAGTAATGCTGGTCCTAGAAGGTGTTTCTCAATGGGGTCATTTGAATATGTAATGGATGAAAATACATCATTACAGGTACCTATAAGAACCCCATTGAAAAAGCCATCATATAAAAAGTCTAGTTTGCCATTGGTTCCTGGTCATAGAACTGCAATGTCTGAGTGTGATTGTGATTCAAGAAGAGATTTTACTAGTCTTGCAACATTCAAAAGTGTTGACAATCATATTGGTACAAGTACTAGTGCTAGTATCAGTAATGTTGATGACAGAATTAGGAAGAACAAGGATGAAAGTTTTTCGATATCAAAAATTTGGCTCCGGGGTAAGAAGGAGAAGCCTAATTTGAACAATGGAGAGTCATCAAGAAGAACTTCGTCACTCCGGTTTTTAATGCACAAGAATGTGGCTTCTGGTGATGAACCGAAACCTAATTTGAACAATGGGGAGTCATCAAGAAGAACTTCATCACTCCGGTTTTTAATGCAAAAGAATGTGGCTTCTGGGGACGAAATGAAGCTCAAGAATGTGATGACTGGAAGTAGGAGGTCTAGTTGTGATATGTTGGAAAGTGGAGGAAGTGAACTAGGCTGTAATGAGGAAAATCAGAGCAGCAATAGTTTGGATTCTCAGACAAACACACAATCATTTACCAAGAGAACCTTAATTTGGCTTATGGGAGGACAAAACAAGGTTGTGCACTCATCTTTTTCCACAAATGTCTAG
- the LOC141692067 gene encoding uncharacterized protein LOC141692067 has product MAAGGLSHNSRKSYAREVFNVNPPTSKRTRTNPSPVISFSDDDYRPGLIEGHPGRPCHHNPGGKQHSKKMLVDNGSSVDVLYHHAFSRMDLGDRRLENARTPLYGFTGNEVHVVGTVDMPVLFGSPPCQIWKMVKFHVISSSSSFNAILGRTTITALQAITSISHLKMKFPTDFGVGEMIGDQATARQCYLTNVSPRKKTDEELEVNQVLDIDLRELIDTSTNNSCSPLEETEDIEVFEGNPDKTTRIGKNLSSDLKKEITNLIREFSDIFTWVPRDMPGIPEAIARHSLHISRDTRPVRQKQRIFSVGKRAAIDQEVDRLLDAGFIEPVQFPTWISNVVLVKKSNGKWRMCIDYSDVSRACPKDFYLLPNIDQLIDATAGNELLSFMDAFLG; this is encoded by the coding sequence ATGGCAGCCGGGGGACTCTCTCATAACTCCCGAAAAAGCTATGCTCGCGAGGTTTTTAATGTCAACCCACCGACATCCAAACGCACCCGGACAAATCCGTCCCCAGTCATCTCCTTCTCAGATGATGACTATCGCCCTGGTCTCATCGAAGGCCATCCGGGACGCCCTTGTCATCACAACCCGGGTGGGAAACAACACAGTAAAAAAATGCTGGTCGACAATGGCAGCTCCGTCGACGTCCTATACCATCATGCCTTCTCCCGAATGGACCTCGGAGATCGACGCCTGGAGAATGCCCGAACCCCTCTGTATGGTTTTACTGGGAACGAGGTACATGTAGTGGGGACAGTCGACATGCCGGTGCTTTTTGGTTCTCCCCCATGTCAGATTTGGAAGATGGTCAAGTTCCATGTGATCAGTTCATCTTCGAGTTTCAACGCCATATTGGGACGAACAACGATCACCGCCCTTCAGGCCATTACTTCCATCTCCCATTTGAAAATGAAGTTCCCCACAGACTTTGGTGTAGGAGAAATGATTGGTGATCAAGCAACGGCTAGGCAGTGTTACCTAACCAATGTTTCTCCAAGAAAAAAGACAGATGAAGAGTTAGAAGTCAATCAAGTACTTGACATCGACCTAAGAGAATTGATCGACACATCCACAAACAATTCATGCTCCCCTCTCGAGGAAACAGAAGATATAGAAGTATTTGAAGGAAACCCCGATAAAACAACAAGAATTGGCAAAAATCTCTCATCAGATCTCAAAAAAGAAATCACGAACCTCATCCGGGAATTCTCCGATATTTTTACTTGGGTCCCGAGGGACATGCCCGGCATCCCAGAGGCCATTGCTCGACATTCGCTGCACATCAGTAGGGACACCAGGCCTGTGCGACAGAAACAACGCATATTCTCGGTCGGGAAAAGAGCAGCCATCGACCAAGAGGTCGACAGACTCCTCGACGCCGGCTTCATCGAGCCTGTGCAATTCCCCACATGGATATCGAATGTGGTTCTGGttaagaaaagcaatggaaagtggagaatgtgcattGATTATTCAGATGTGAGTAGGGCGTGccccaaagatttttaccttttgCCCAATATCGACCAACTCATCGACGCCACAGCGGGAAATGAACTCCTGTCCTTTATGGACGCCTTTTTGGGgtaa
- the LOC141693363 gene encoding small ribosomal subunit protein eS24z, with amino-acid sequence MADKNVTIRTRKFMTNRLLSRKQFIIDVLHPGKANVSKAELKQKLAELYSVKDTQAISVFKFRTHFGGGKSTGFGLIYDSVESAKKYEPKYRLIRNGLDTKIEKSRKQLKERKNRAKKIRGVKKTKAGDAAKGGKKK; translated from the exons ATGGCGGACAAGAATGTTACCATCCGAACCCGAAAGTTCATGACCAACAGGCTTCTCTCCCGCAAGCAATTT ATCATTGATGTTCTTCATCCCGGAAAAGCCAATGTTTCAAAG GCTGAATTGAAGCAGAAGCTAGCTGAGTTGTACTCTGTCAAGGACACCCAAGCCATCTCTGTTTTCAAGTTCCGTACTCATTTTGGTGGTGGAAAGTCGACTGGATTTGGGCTGATTTACGACTCTGTTGAGAGTGCTAAGAAATACGAACCCAAGTACAGATTGATCAGG AATGGACTTGATACCAAGATTGAGAAATCAAGGAAGCAACTTAAAGAGAGGAAGAATCGTGCTAAGAAAATCCGTGGTGTCAAGAAG ACCAAGGCCGGAGATGCCGCCAAGGGTGGAAAGAAGAAATGA